The region ACGCGATGCATTTCGTCGCGCTGGCCGAGCAGTTCGGCGAGCATTCGATCTTCGATGTCACGCTGGCTGCCGACCGTCACGCGCCGCGCGATAAGACCTCGGCCACGCTATGCGTGCGCAACGTGATTCCAGCGCCGTTCCTCGCGCCGCGTTATGAGGCCGCGCGCACTACGGTGCTGTTTTCCGGCACCTTCAATCCGCAACACTTTTACCGCGATACGCTGGGGCTACCCGAGGCGACGCAATGGCTCGACGTCGAGGGGCCGTTTCGCGCGGAGCAACTCGAGGTGCGCGTGGCAGGCAATGTGTCGACACGCTGGCGCGACCGCGAGCGTTCGCTGCTGCCGATCGTCGATCTGATTGCACGTCAGTATGCGAAGCAACCGGGTAACTATCTCGGCTTTCTGAGTAGCTTCGAGTATCTGCAGCGGGTGGTCGAGTTGTTGCGCGAGCGGCATCCCGAGCTGCCGGTGTGGACGCAGGAGCCCGGGATGGACGAAGCCGCGCGCGATGCGTTTCTTGCGCGGTTTCGCACGCACGATCAGGGCGTGGGTTTCGCGGTGCTTGGCGGGGCGTTTTCGGAAGGCGTGGATCTGGTCGGGCAGCAGTTGATCGGCGCGTTTATCGCGACGCTTGGGTTGCCGCAGTTCAATGAGGTCAACGAGCAGATGCGCGGCAGGATGGAGGCGAAGTTCGGTAGCGGGTACGACTACATGTATCTGTATCCTGGGTTGCAGAAGGTCGTGCAGGCGGCGGGGCGGGTGATTCGTACCGAGCAGGATCGGGGCGTCGTGCATCTGATCGATGATCGGTATCGAAGGGCGGAGGTGAGGAGGTTGTTGCCGAAGTGGTGGAGGGTGGAGTGAGGGGGACTATAAGATCGCTTCTGGTTGATCAGAGTCCCCATTCTTTGGTGAGCAGTCGGGCACTTTCGACGTTCGATGTCGTGGTCTGAATCGTTGACAGCTGCAAGGCAAAACTGACTGGCAGCGCCGTCGGCTTCACCAGATTCGATGACAATCCGGGACAATGGCTTGTCTCGGTAGATTTGGAGAGTCCTCTGCCGCCCGTCACAATTCAGTCGAGGCAACCGTTCGTATGGCCTGCAATCTCGGCTTCAAGACGTATCTCGTTGAGGATGGATGCTTCACGTTCGCCCGGACCGACTGGAACGGGACGCCGCGAAGCGCCGATGATATTCACACGATGTCGCTAGCCAACCAGGACTCCGAATACTGCACCGTCACGACTGCGGATCGGGTGTTGGATGCGTCAGGTTGAGGTGTGGGCTTCGTGCTTTTGCCGCTCTGTGGCGAGGGCGCTGTGCGGCCAGAACGGACGTTCGACTTCAATGCATGAATCGTCGACAATCCTACTTACTACGACGGACGACAATTTCAAGTGCAAGAAATAAACACACAATTTGGATTACTCAACGTTGTGAACGCGCCCGCGTATTCGTTTGAGTCACAAGACAATGTGCAGTCGTACGAGCTCGAAGTGCTGCTCACGCAGGACCGGTGTACATCCATCTATGGGATAGCGTTGAACGGTACGGGAATAATGGTCGTTGGCGCAGGCGGAGGCTGCTCATTGGTGAATGATCATTCTGCGCTAGTGCTCGACGACAAGCTTTACCTGGCGGTTGGCGATCACGTCGCCTGCCTTTCTTTATCGTTGCCCCATCGCTTGGTTTGGTCCACGCAGGTCGATATAGCCACGTGCTTCGGTATCCACTGGAAACATAGTCGGGGTGCCCTCATTTCACATGGGGAATTGGAGATTTCTCGCCTGTCATTAGAGGGCGAATTGATTTGGCAGGCATCTGGCGCCGACGTGTTCTCTGAAGGATTTCGTTTGCTGCCAGACCACATCGAAGCCGTGGATTTCAATCGAACCGTGTATCGGCTTGATTACGCGACTGGCGAAGCAAGGGTTAGCTAGGAGCTATGTCCCACGCTGGACGGCCGCTTTCGGAGAAACCGGCCATCCCTCTCGGGTCGTCAGGTGCCTATCGCATCGGGCTCCGTCCGGTCAAACTTAAGACATTCAAGAGACCCCGTAAGATCCGCGACAATCATGGCGGGCTAAACATATCTCACGCGATTATGTCCAATGACCAAAGAAGCATTTGCCAGCGATTCGGCGCAGAATACACGCCGCCCGAGGCCAGCCAGAAGATAGGGATATCGCTTGGATCCCTTGGAAATGTGCCGCTTCACGCGGTTCGGCTATTCCCAAAGAATGGTACATGCGGTTGGTATATTCACGGTGGCGAGTACTCACCGGACGATGACTTCTATCAGCCGCTTCATGTCACCCACTTGATCGGGCGCTGTCCGAACATTGTCCCTTACCTGGCACTGCCGCCGGGATGGCGTGTATTGCTGACGCCGGACTATGAGGATGTCTGGTTCGACGGTGAAGTGCTAAAGGGCGTCACGGATAGTCTGTAACGGCCAGCCTCGGTTTATCGAACCCCGCTTTTCGGGGCGGCTACGGTCTGACGGGCGATGCGCTGCCTGAGAGTTCATACGTGCGGGCCATTGGGCACGTTCGGCCAGGAACGGTCATCCAGCAGTAAAGCTTGGATCGTCGACAAATGAACATTCCGGTACGGGACCAGTCGCTATCGGGCGACTAAAGAACGCCACTTTCAGGACGATAAACGATATATCACCGTTCTCGTTCTCCATGCACATGACATCGTCCCTGATGATCCACCCGACCATGCCCGAGAGGCGGGTTAAAAGCGGCTTCAACTGGCCTGCCTTGATATTTGGCACCATGTGGGCATATTCCGAGGGATTGATTGTCCAAGGGGGGCGGATGGCCGCGGCCGATGCTGCCACCGGTCTTCTCTGTGTTTGCACCCATCCAGCCTTTCGGATTGCAGCTTTGCTTCTGTTCGTGACGAAGAACGTTTACTGTGCACGCCACGGCGGCACCTGGATACGCCGTCGATTGCACGATCAAGGGTATCGCGCGCCCAAATAGTCACGTATCTGGACTACGACGACGAGCGCTATTTTTAACGGCCGTTTTGGGCAGAGGTGATCGTCTCCTGTGGGGCGGCTGCTGTCGACCGCGGCGGTTTCAGATTCGCGCAATCCCATGCTGAATGCATGAGGAAGCGATCGGCCAGGTTGAGACGTTCGACACGGTTGCCAGAATCGTCGGCAATCTGGGCGCGAACGCCGTAAATACGCGTAACAAGAAAATTGGTTCGCCTTGCAAAGACGACTGTCACTCGGCAACCTAATCGATGAGACGGACAGATCGGGGGGAAGCATGACAATTCAGGGCGCGATTTTCAGTGCGATGCTATTGGCGGTCGTGCTTTACGCCATGAACCGCCTTAGAGAAAGACGGAGCGTGGCGGATATCACGCCTAAACCAAGGAATGTCTCGACGCAGCGTGTCGCAGGCTTTGTGATGGGGTTAGTAGTGTTTACTTTGGTCGTCTATTACCAGCGCCATCAAATAGCCGCAACCTTTCATATTCACTGACAACGCGTCACGCGTTTTGACGAGAGTCGAGGGGCGACGACCCATGCGGTTTGAAACTCTCCTTGCAGACAGTTCGAATGTCAATTCCGGGTCGCCTGCTATGGACCGCGGCGGTTTCAGATTCGCGCAATTCCGTGCTGCATGCATGAGGCAGCGATCGGCCAGTTTGGGACATTCGACAGCGAGCGCTAGATCGTCAACGATCGAGCCCACTGTCGCGTCTTTCCCTATAGGCAAAGCGGGCCTAAAGTATCCAGTCCAATTGTCGTTACACAATATGCGCGAACAGAACATGTCGCAGCCGCTCACCACGGTTGGTGAAATCCATAGCGTCAAAGCCCCCTAATTCCATACCGCGCGCCATATCTTAGATGCGACGTCCCATACCGCTTTCCCTTTATGCGTATCTCCAGCTCTACGAGGTTGCGTCACTCTTGCTGTACCTCTATCGAGTATTCCTGTTTGAATATCGGCCGCTTCTGACGTGGCACGATCACTGGCTGATAGAGACTGATTTCTATTTCGTCGCTATTTTTATGCAAGTCCTGTGCGCTCTCACGGCGCTAAAAGGCAGCCGATGGACGCGGCCTTTTAGCATCACCTGGCTTCTTCTAAAGGCACTTTCTGCAGTCTTTGGCGCACGCTACGGAGCGGCGCATATCCCTTCGCTCGTTTTTATCACAGAACTTGTACCCCTCGCCCTGCTATTCGCACCATCCGTTTCAGCCTATTTGAAGACACGCCCGCAGATTCGCGTGGTATGGCCAGGCCTCGGAAGTGTGGTGAGAATCGTATGCTGCGTGTTTTCAATGGGCGTGTTCAGTCTGTCCTTGCACTTCATGCTTGCCTCCGCTCCGCCGCGCGATAGCCTTGCGAGCGTACGAAACGCATTTACAGTGCCCGGTATCGTGTTCCTTGCAACCTTGTTCGGCACTCGTCGCCGACTGGGCGCGATGCGCGAGATTGGATTGGCGTTGGTGGCCTGTGTGGTATCCAATATCCTTCTCGCCATGGACTTCGCTATCCTTCACGTATTAATTGATCAACTGCACGGCACTTATGTTGTCTGGTGCTGGATCGTCTTCGCGGTCGCCGGGGTGGGGCTTGTCGTCTATGCCGCTGGGCGGGGGCAGCATCCAGAACCGAAGACATGACATAGCGCGTCTCCGATCGCCGTCGGTCAACGAGAACGCTGCATATCGGTTCAGGGGGCGCGTGCTGCGGATCGCAGCTGTCTGAGATTCGTGCAGTTGCATGCCGCATGCATGAGACTGCATTCGGCCAATTGCGGTCGTTCGACGTCGTCGCTCAGATCGTCGACAATTGGTGTCCCCGGTATCAAGATTACATTTTCTCTATGCGAAGCTTACAGTCATCCCGCTTCTATATCGCGGGAAACTCGGCGGAGCCGGTTCTCATACTCGACGGAACAGTCTCCGAGTGGCTCTTCGCGTCGGGATTCTGGAGTCGAATTAACAACTCGTTGGGCACGATGTTCGACCAATTCGAAGAGGATGACGCTGATGCCACAGTTCTTTTACAAATTGCGTCCGAGCTAGAGGCTTGTATTCGGTCGCTTGAATTGCAGGACGAAGACACTGTGTGTTTCGTTTGCGGTTGGTCCCTTTCCCTTGGCGGGAACGCCCAGACTATACGAGCTCAGCGGACGGATGTTGTCTCGCAACCGGTCACACTACGAAGTCTCTTCGCTTCTACTGCGACCAACGGGGACGCTCTTGAATTCAGTCTTTGACTGCGGCCTGCTATCCACATAGGCGACCGGCAGCCACGAAGGGGCGGTCGACACATCAATGCGAATCGCTGCCGATCGAACGCTGGCGTGTTTGTATCCCTCGTCATTCAGACCAAACGGAGATCTTTCGATAGCCAGTAAGTCACGAGGCGAATATCCTCATGGTAGCTGACTCAGACTGTCAGTGAAGAACGAACCCATGACAGGTGGTCAACTTGACAACGCAGTTCAATCGGTTACTCGAGAAAATTGCTTCACTGCAGCGCCAGTTGAATGATAAACACTTTCTCGAACTTCGTCTTTATCGGCGCGATGCGGCGATTTATCAGTTGTCTAGTGCGGTCAATCACACAATTGCTTGCTGGTTTAGCGAGAATTATCGACCGATCAGCTTCCTTATCGACCGCGGCAGAGACTTTATGCGCGAGACTCCGGCCGGCAAACCCGAAACTGCACAGTATTACGGGCTTGCGGAAGAGTTCTTCGCGGTCGTGCTATCCGCACTTGAGATTATCCCGGACGCGGAAGCTCGCGATGACTGAAAAATATCGAGTGAGGCTCATGTTCGAGTGGGGCGGTGGTTGCATTTGGGCGGGAGACAAGACCACTCGCGGTGCGTACGGGGTTGGTCCGATTGAAGACTCGCTGCCGATAGCTGATGAGACGCGCAGAAAGCTTGCGGAAATGACCGCGTGGCATGACCTATCGCTCAACTGGGAATACCCTCCAGACCCGGGACCATGGGATGCACAGGAGTACCAGCGCTTTGAAGCGACTGCGGCTGCAATGTGTGATTATCTTCAACAGGAGTTGGGAGACCACTTCGCTGTTGTTTACGAGAGATTAGGAGTTTATGAGGGACGCGCCGAGAATCTGTAGCCTAGTGCACCCAAAACAGGAAGGTGCGCCTGCGCCTCTCCGCGAATGTCCGCTGCAGAGAAGACCATTGTCCCTTCCGGGGCGATGACGGTTGGTTACGTCTGGCAAAGATCGGCCACGACGAGTCATTCGACGGGGACGCCAGAATCGTCGACAATGACGGCACGACCAGAACCGCTGCATGCTTACTTGGACGCCATGCCATCGTCCGATCAAATGTCCTCGAACCCCGACGTTGCGTTTGCCTTAAAGAAAGTAAAACTGGGCATTGGCGTGATGATAGTTGCGTCGCTGTTAGTAGGGTTCGTCGTCTTGTACGTACAAAAACTCGGCGACAAACACGACTATGCGCGGTACACGGCACCGAACGAGGCCGATCTGGTGCATGCACGAGGGCGAATCACCAGGATATCAAACCACATTCCGTACCTCGAAATCCAACTGGACGATGGTCGGGATCTGTTAGCGACGTTCCTGGTCTTCCCGCAGCGCGGCGGCCACGACGTCTATGTGCGAGACACCGGCGCTTTCAATCAAGCAAAACTGTCCTCACTCGCAAGTTGCGGACGGGCCGAATTCGAGTTTTATCCCATGCACGGCTCCATGATCAGCTACTGGATTTATGGTCTGAAATGCGACGGTACCGACGTGCTCAGCTACAGAGACACGATGAGTTATCTTGCACTTCGAAAGCCGTGACGCAAATGCGGAAAGTTGTCACGCTCGAATGGCCGCTGCTGGTTAAACCGGGTGACCGCTCCGGGTCGGCTACGGTCTGACGGGCGATGCTCTGCCTGAGAGTTTTTACGTGCGGGCCATTGGGCACGTTCGGCCACTTTCGGCCGTTCGACACGCATTGTCAGACCGGTAACAATGTGGACGTCGAATGCGCCAACTAAAGTAGTAGGGCTTGTCGGGCGCGGATATGGTCTTGGGCAAGGAAGCTGGAACGAGTCTGATCCGATGCCCATTGCGTTGGCGCAGCAGGCTCACTGATAAGGAACGGACGCAACTCGAATGAGACTCGGTGAACTAAGATCGCTCGGACACAATATTGCGCATTCATTGGCTAGCGGTATCGGCTTAATGATCGGCGTGTACGAAATTTATATATTTTCGGAAGCTTCAGCCGGTGCAGAAGGGTTTGTTTCCGTCAATTTCCTTGATGGAACAACATTCGGCAGCCCGATTTCTGAAGCAACGCGACGCGCCGTTTGCCTTTACCGTGACGCGCTTCCGGGACTTTGCGATAAGCACCGCATCGCATTGTCAGACGTCAAGGTGTTGACCGCTCGATACGGAAGCGATCAAGTCTATGGCCCGCATTTTTCAGTACGTGTTGAAAGCATTCTCGGTAAGACGGCGACTGATCAATACGTCGGGACGTCCGGCAGGTGGTTGCGCCGAATCCAAGCCTGATGTGTAGCCAGAACGTGTCTAATCTGAACCGGTGGTTTAGCCATCGCGACGAATCTACCGTACTGAAACTCAGAGAAGCGCCTAATATGTGCGGCGGGGCAAGGTCTGCGCCTGACAATTACGCAGACGGTGCCCAAGACCCTGGGCGCGGTCGGCATTATCCACTGGTGCCCCCTGCGGGGTGTCCGTCCCCCCGCCGCTGGACAAGTATATCGGCATTGTGGCGTTAGCCACGCTATGAGAATCGTTGTTGGCGAAGGTCCGCTAACGAGAAAGCTGATCAGACTCGCTTGCTGCCGATCGAACCCTTGCTGGGTTCGGGGTGTGTATGGCATTGGCATGAGGCAGAAAACGGCCACAATCGGCCGCTCGACTTCAGTATCTGAATTGGTGACAATCGGTTCGCAAATACATCCACACTAACATCTGATGGAACTTACAGCCGAGCAAGCAAAGGAAGTTGCCCAACGTGCCATCACCAAGGCAGGTTGGGAAGGCTGCGACGCGGTTGTTGTCGACGAATACACCCAAGAGTTCGATGTCGGCTGGGTCTTCTACTATCAGTCAGCGCGTTTTCTCGAAACGGGAGAACATGGTTTCTCGCTGGTCGGAAACGCTCCCATCTTCGTGAGTCGCGTGGGGGAGTATTCCGCCTTCATCAGCTACCTTAGACCCGTTGTCGAATCCATCGAAGCCTTCCGCGTCTGCGGAAATGCAAACGCGTAGTCAACAACGGCACATGCGGCGCAAATTCTTGAGTGACCGTTTTGGGAGGCGAGTGAAGGGCTGCTCGGGGTCGATTTGAGCCACTCCTCATCCGGCAACGTTCGATCAAAAACGATCCGTCGACACCTTAGCCCAAGTCGACGACAGTATCCCGTGGGCTCTATTGAATCGGTAAGCAGCGATGTTCCAAGGAGCGTGAGAAAAATGCCGAAAACGATCTACTGTTGGCGTTGCCGGATAGATGTACCGATGCTGACTGAAGATGAGTGGCAATTGGTCAATCCTGGAGCTTTGCTCGAGCAGATAAAACAATACCGGAACGAGACAGGAGCATCATTGGCGGAGGCCTACCGGAGCGGTACCGGGCTTCCCGCTCTAGTTGCCTACGAACGCATTACGGGATTCCGCGAAAGTAATGCAAACGCATTGATGCATCACCGCCTCAAGCTATATGGTCCTGCATGCACCGCTTGCAACAAACCGCTTCGCACGCCCTTCGCGAGTTTTTGCGCTGCTTGCGGGGCAAGTCGCGTGAACTGAGTCGCACCATAGGTGACGGCATAAAGGGCGGAGTTACCACATCACACAGTAGTCGGCCAGGAACGGGCTTTCGGAATGACCTCACGATCGTCGACAATTTTCTGGCGTTTTGAGTGTTGCAGTCAGTCGGTAAGGCTCGTCGTTAGATACATTCAATGACGCTGCGCCATCAGTCGAGCCAAAGGCGCTCCAATCAGAATGCAAGCTATGCATCCTACGATGCACCACAAAAATAACACGTGAATCCGCGTCATCAGCCTGGATCGACGAAGCACCCCCGGATTTGAGCGCACGATGCGATTGATGAATAAACCGCTAAGCGCCGTCAGCAGGGCAAAAATGATAATTCCAGTGGTTCTATGACTCGCAAGCGAGATCAGGACGCCAAGGGCGCCCACGGCCTGCAAAACGTAAAGGCTAAACCCTGTCATTCTTTGGGCGCTCGTCATCCCGTTTTCCTTTTTTTTAGATTGATGCGTATTGCTGTCTAGTCGGATATCGGCTGCCGTACTGTATTTCTTGAACTCGACGATGGAGGCCGTGGTGGACGTTACATCATCGTGCCGACCGTCTCTCCCGATTCCGGCGCCTCGGATATTGATATTGCTGCGATGGTGGCCCTTACGTGGATCGTTGACTCGCAACAGGACTGCACGGGCGTCAAGGAGATCTGACCATTATCAGCGAGGCTACCAGATCATATGACGAACGACGGGACCAGTACCAGGTAAGTGCACAACGCCGCACATGAACTCATCGCTACCGCGAGAGAGCTTGGCGGCTAACAAGACTTGCCTGGGGGAATACGAGTACAAGAACACTGTCCCGTACTCCCTTGAAGCGTTATTTACGCTGCGTCAATTTTGACGCGATCAAGCACGGGCAACAGCTCTTCGGGGTCAGGCCGGCGCGTATAGTCCGGGTTGACCTCCGCGTAGAGAATTACTCCGTCTTGACCGATGACGAATCGCGCGGGCATCGGCAGCGTCCAGCTTGCCTCGCCGTTCGCAACAGCGAGATCGTTTTTGAAAACGGTCTTGTACAGATCCGCCAGGTAGTCCGGCAACTTGAATCGGATACCGAATGCCGCGGCGACTTCATTGCCCGGATCTGACAGGATGGGGAAGCTTACATGGTTCTCCCGCTGGCTACGTCGACTGTTTGGAGCGGTCTGCGGTGAAATCGCTACGAGTTGGGCGCCTCGGCTTTCGAGTTGCGGGAGCGATGCCTGCAATGCCTGTAAATCGAAGTTGCAGTATGGGCACCAGACGCCGCGGTAGAACGTCATGATCAGCGGCCCGCATGCGAGGAAATCTGCGGACGAATGGGACGTTCCTTCAGCATCATTCAGGGTAAAGGCTGGGGCCTTGTCTCCCACCTTCAGCGCCCGTCCAGCTGCGCCGGATTCGATCAGTTCGCGTGTGGCGCGGTGCATCGGCTCGTGGATATGTGACGGAGCATTATAAGGAGGGCCGCCAGCTTCGAAGTTGGCACGGAATGCGTCGAGCTTGTCTTGCAGTGACATGAGAAAACCTCTTTCGGGTGATAAAGCATCAGGCAGTTGCCCAATCGGTGTAAAAGGGATAGTCGAGATAACCGCGGTGATCGCCGCCATAGAATGTCGAGCGGTCGTAGGCGTTGAGTTGCAGGTTTTTCCGGAATCGTTCCGGGAGATCCGGGTTCGCGAGGAAAGCGCGTCCGAACGCGACTGTGTCGGCCGCACCCGATTCAATGATGGCTTCGGCGCTGTCGCGATCGAAACCGCCGGCTGCCATGATTGACCCCTGGAAGATTTCACGCAGCATGGCGGTGGCGACGGGTTGTGCACCGTCCTCGATTTCCTCGGTGCCTTTAATGCGCGGCTCGATGACGTGAAGATAGGCAAGGCCGAAGCGGTTCATCGCTTCTGTCACGTAGGAGAATGTCGCTTTCGGATCGCTGTCGAACATCCCGCCAAATTTTCCGCTCGGCGAGACCCGAACGGCGGTTCGATTCCCACCCCAGACAGATGTCATGGCTTCCACGACTTCAAGAAGGAACCGGGCGCGCTTCTCCATCGTTCCGCCATAAGCGTCGGTTCGGATGTTGCTGCCGTCTTGCAGGAACTGATCGGCGAGATAGCCGTTAGCCGAGTGCAACTCGACGCCATCGAACCCGGCTTCCATCGCACGTTCCGATGCCCGGCGAAACTGTCCGATGAGCTCAGGTATCTCGTCGAGTTCGAGCGCACGCGGCATCGCAAATTCGATCTCTCCATTCCTGGAGAAACCAACGCCCTCGGCGCGCAGCGCGGAAGGGGCGATGGGCGTTTCGCCGTCGATGATGTCGGGGTGAGACTGGCGGCCGCTGTGCCAAAGCTGGAGAAAAATAATCGAGCCAGCGGCATGCACGGCGTCTGTGACCCTACGCCATCCCGCGATCTGATGATCACCATAAATCCCCGGAGCACCGGCATACGCAATCCCGCGCCTTGAGACTGGCGAAGCTTCGGCAATCATGAAGCCGCCCTTGCTGGCGCGCTGCCGGTAGTAATGAACCATCAACTCCCCGGGTATGTCGCCCGCCTCGGAGCGCATTCTCGTCAGGGGAGCCAGAACCACACGATGGGCAATCTCGTAAGGACCGATTGCCGTTGGACTAAAAAGCTTGCTCATGAACACTCACCGAGTTGATGTACTGAGCTAGCAAGTTAAGTTATTCCATGAAAAAGAAGTAGACTGCGATTATCGATAACATTCATTCCACTGGAGAATGACTTGTGGACAGATTCACCACCATGGAAGCATTCGTGCGCATCATCGAAACGGGTTCCTTTTCGGCAGCAGCGCGCCAACTCCGGGTTGGTCAGCCCTCTATATCAAAAGCGATTGCGCAGCTTGAAGAACGACTGGGAACGCGACTGCTCTCACGCTCGACACGAGGGCTATCGCCGACTGAAGCAGGGCAAGGGTTTTATGAGCGGGCGCGGCGCGCGCTCGAAGAAGCAAACGAAGCGGACCTGGCAGCAACTGGAGCAGGGACTGGACTGACAGGGCGTTTGCGCTTCAGTGCAACGGTGACGTTTGCCCGGCTACACGTCATGCCGGTGCTACCCGCGTTTCTCGAGGCACATCCTGCACTTACCGTCGAAGCAATTCTTGACGACCGCAGCGTCGATCTGATCGAAGAGAACATCGACATTGCGCTGCGGATGGGCGATCCAAAGTCGGTGACGGTAATCGGGAAGCGGATTGCCACGTCAAAGCGCGTGGTCGTTGCGACTTCCCGCTATCTCGATCGGCATGGCACGCCTGAGCGGCCGGCCGATCTACCTGACTTCCCGGCGGTCATCTATGCGCAAGGCGGCGGAGGTGAGACATGGACTTTCAGGAATGGCGCAAAGTCGGAGGTCGTGACGCTCAAGAACATGATCAGCTCCACCGCAGCGGAGGGCGTGCGTGAGGCCGTTTTTGCAGGTATGGGATTGGCTGTCGCCACGGAGTGGATGTTCCAGCCGGATATCGATAACCATCGCGTGGAAACGGTTCTTAGCGATTGGACGCTTCCCTCACTGGATCTTTGGGCCGTGTATCCAGCAGGGCGTCAAACTACTGCGAAGGCTCGCGCCTTTGCTGCTTTCATCAGTGAGTGTCTGGCAAAAACACCTTTTACGCCTGTCGGGTAGGCTGACGGCCTCTTTCCTGGTTGCATCCACGATTTGGCGCGCGAGTCTGCCGATGCATTTTTGAAGTGAACGTCTGCTGTTGGGGAGCTGGACCGTGTCTTATGGGGCGCATGCTGCCAATTGCGACGGTTACGATTCGTGCAGTTCCATGTCGTTGAAATGAGGCAGCGATCGGCCAGGAGGCGACGTTCGCCGGATGGTGACGTATGGCGGAACCTCGATGCGGTTCGGTCATTCGAGACATTTGATGTCGGTTAAGCGGCCCGAGTCTTGTCTGTTTGCGTTTGTACCCTTGCATCTAAGTAGAGATTTCAAGCTTCGGGCGCTGCCGCTCTTTGATCGCTATGGCGTCTCCGGCTTACTCTTCGAAGTATGTGCCCAAATAGCCCATGTCATCCGTTCGGCATATTCTTCTAGAAGATCGCGGTCAGTAAGGCGCTCAAGGCGTTCGAAGTCGGACGACCCGGCCATATTCGTGAGCAACTGCGCGCGCGTTGCATTTTTATGCGCATCAAGCAACCACATAAACGTCTTGAACGGCGTCTCGATCGTTTGCTTTGCGGAGGGATCAATACGTTCAAAGAACGTTGTTGGATGCCGTCTATAGGCCTGCAACTCTGCTGCTGAAAGGGGGACGCTTACAACGACTTGCCGCCCGTCCTGCAGCTGAAAAATGCACGTTGCTGATCGTTCAGGTTCGGAGACAATTCCTTGAAGCAGCTTGGCCGGTGTCGCCTCACCTTCTGGCTCTACTT is a window of Paraburkholderia sp. D15 DNA encoding:
- a CDS encoding alkene reductase, with the translated sequence MSKLFSPTAIGPYEIAHRVVLAPLTRMRSEAGDIPGELMVHYYRQRASKGGFMIAEASPVSRRGIAYAGAPGIYGDHQIAGWRRVTDAVHAAGSIIFLQLWHSGRQSHPDIIDGETPIAPSALRAEGVGFSRNGEIEFAMPRALELDEIPELIGQFRRASERAMEAGFDGVELHSANGYLADQFLQDGSNIRTDAYGGTMEKRARFLLEVVEAMTSVWGGNRTAVRVSPSGKFGGMFDSDPKATFSYVTEAMNRFGLAYLHVIEPRIKGTEEIEDGAQPVATAMLREIFQGSIMAAGGFDRDSAEAIIESGAADTVAFGRAFLANPDLPERFRKNLQLNAYDRSTFYGGDHRGYLDYPFYTDWATA
- a CDS encoding peroxiredoxin-like family protein, whose product is MSLQDKLDAFRANFEAGGPPYNAPSHIHEPMHRATRELIESGAAGRALKVGDKAPAFTLNDAEGTSHSSADFLACGPLIMTFYRGVWCPYCNFDLQALQASLPQLESRGAQLVAISPQTAPNSRRSQRENHVSFPILSDPGNEVAAAFGIRFKLPDYLADLYKTVFKNDLAVANGEASWTLPMPARFVIGQDGVILYAEVNPDYTRRPDPEELLPVLDRVKIDAA
- a CDS encoding LysR family transcriptional regulator, with product MDRFTTMEAFVRIIETGSFSAAARQLRVGQPSISKAIAQLEERLGTRLLSRSTRGLSPTEAGQGFYERARRALEEANEADLAATGAGTGLTGRLRFSATVTFARLHVMPVLPAFLEAHPALTVEAILDDRSVDLIEENIDIALRMGDPKSVTVIGKRIATSKRVVVATSRYLDRHGTPERPADLPDFPAVIYAQGGGGETWTFRNGAKSEVVTLKNMISSTAAEGVREAVFAGMGLAVATEWMFQPDIDNHRVETVLSDWTLPSLDLWAVYPAGRQTTAKARAFAAFISECLAKTPFTPVG
- a CDS encoding YrhB domain-containing protein, which gives rise to MELTAEQAKEVAQRAITKAGWEGCDAVVVDEYTQEFDVGWVFYYQSARFLETGEHGFSLVGNAPIFVSRVGEYSAFISYLRPVVESIEAFRVCGNANA